In Phlebotomus papatasi isolate M1 chromosome 1, Ppap_2.1, whole genome shotgun sequence, the following proteins share a genomic window:
- the LOC129798771 gene encoding aminopeptidase N-like — MSLRLTNTTEPIAYELWIETKIQERILNYTGRVKIVLRALQPTSTIVINSENLQIVNRTLHNHLNNEIQISHHEEYKRETILAFFLEETLRIGQNYVLDIHFKGVLQSISRGFSYTRYVDEHGETFYVASTFLHVTNARMAFPCYDEPHYRTSFTIHITHHNSMRAASNMPILSKTNNSDGTITTSFQESVSMSVNLVAFTVCNYGSRKVVIEKKNLEISFLVPKHQLDETDFAVDFITFMVDKLEEYFGIGYNLPKLESVVVNDLTHNGLENWGLMVYDSKSLLYNKNFTTPSHKMANAMTICHQLSHNYFGNLVGFSWWNHVWMIEGFAYYYEYYFTSFYPNDWPTNELFVTDFVQPLLAENSYLMTSSLSTYVERRRDIEKVFSLGMTSKAASIIRMCEHMLGRTTFQKGLQKYVKDMAFKVAEPKDFYRNIQEAADEDNSLPRDVNVEDVINSWIDQPGYPLLTVMRNYDSNEIVVNQQRFLSSRGEVDNERITWYIPLSINTARNPDMNNTMPRAWLKQGTRELVIRTEENLTWTSDDWVLFNVQQTGYYRVNYDLHNWKLLANDLYGEYPCNIGTINRAQLIDDSFSLAYSDNIQFTVALDIIKYVKFEREYSVWVTANRHLLSMDRKLQGDSYELYFGRFLQHLTDGHFERLDVFEDNLRDCTSNTFLRPIIVHLACRSGSGKCLTATRIMVTAEALTGHVLAPRERPSVYYCHGLKNADENTFQYFWKKLKSLTNDQERKNLVHSIGCYHNSDSVYSLLLETVDLNATDVFYTNYERHSILWNIIRNGDVKVVMRFLRENHNTIARTYTYNFRMENNLKEIADCLPEEYHQEYTEILEMLAAEGHISRSLMERCIIDMENHRIWVNENKIKIENWIAGYFQPKLENSGMDITVSTLVVLIAIGHIFFPIY; from the exons ATGTCTTTACGTTTAACTAACACAACAGAACCAATAGCTTATGAATTGTGGATAGAGACGAAGATTCAAGAACGAATTCTCAACTACACTGGAAGAGTGAAGATTGTTCTGCGAGCATTACAACCAACTAGTACAATAGTGATCAATTCCGAAAATCTACAAATAGTCAACAGAACTCTCCATAATCACCTGAATAATGAAATTCAAATATCACACCACGAAGAATACAAAAGAGAAACAATTCTAGCTTTCTTCCTTGAGGAAACTTTAAgaattggtcaaaattatgTTCTAGATATCCACTTTAAAGGCGTCCTTCAAAGTATTTCCCGAGGATTTTCATATACGCgctatgttgatgaacatggaGAAACATTTTATGTGGCTAGTACATTTCTTCATGTTACAAACGCTAGAATGGCTTTTCCTTGCTACGACGAACCTCACTACCGTACATCCTTTACCATCCACATTACTCATCATAACTCAATGAGGGCAGCTTCAAATATGCCGATTTTATCAAAAACCAATAA ttCAGATGGAACTATCACGACGTCCTTTCAAGAATCTGTCTCAATGTCCGTTAATTTAGTAGCTTTCACCGTTTGCAACTACGGATCTCGGAAGGTggttatcgaaaaaaaaaatctagaaatcAGTTTTCTCGTGCCTAAACATCAACTAGATGAAACAGATTTCGCCGTAGACTTCATAACTTTTATGGTGGACAAACTTGAAGAATACTTTGGAATTGGATACAATCTCCCAAAGCTTGAATCCGTGGTAGTCAATGATTTAACACACAACGGACTGGAAAACTGGGGACTTATGGTTTACGA TAGCAAAAGTCTTCTCTACAATAAGAACTTCACAACTCCATCTCATAAAATGGCCAATGCCATGACAATCTGTCATCAATTATCCCACAATTATTTTGGGAATCTTGTTGGCTTTTCATGGTGGAATCATGTTTGGATGATTGAAGGATTTGCCTACTACTACGAATACTATTTCACTAGCTTTTATCCGAATGATTGGCCAACAAATGAGCTATTCGTAACGGATTTCGTACAACCCTTATTAgcagaaaattcatatttaatgACAAGTTCACTTAGCACCTACGTAGAGCGTCGCAGGGATATTGAAAAGGTTTTTAGCCTGGGAATGACCAGTAaag CTGCTAGTATTATAAGAATGTGTGAACACATGTTGGGAAGGACAACGTTCCAGAAAGGACTCCAAAAGTATGTAAAGGACATGGCATTCAAAGTAGCGGAACCGAAGGATTTCTACAGAAATATTCAAGAAGCAGCTGATGAAGACAATTCACTTCCAAGAGATGTTAATGTAGAAGATGTAATTAATTCCTGGATAGATCAACCAGGATATCCACTTTTGACAGTTATGAGAAATTACGATTCAAATGAGATTGTTGTGAATCAGCAGAGATTCCTCTCGTCACGCGGAGAAGTTGATAATGAACGAATAACTTGGTATATTCCTTTGTCGATCAACACTGCACGGAACCCTGATATGAACAACACTATGCCTAGGGCATGGCTGAAACAAGGAACTCGAGAACTGGTTATCAGAACTGAAGAAAATCTAACATGGACCTCAGATGATTGGGTTCTCTTCAATGTTCAACAAACCGGATACTACCGGGTAAATTATGATTTACACAACTGGAAATTACTAGCAAACGATCTCTACGGAGAATATCCCTGCAATATTGGTACTATAAACAGGGCACAACTGATAGATGACTCTTTCAGTCTTGCCTATTCGGACAATATTCAATTTACCGTGGCTCTTGATATCATCAAGTACGTAAAGTTTGAGAGAGAATATTCAGTCTGGGTAACTGCAAATCGTCATCTTCTAAGTATGGATCGAAAATTACAAGGAGATTCCTACGAGTTGTATTTTGGAAGATTCCTTCAGCATCTAACGGATGGTCATTTTGAGAGACTGGATGTTTTTGAGGACAATTTAAGAGATTGCACGAGCAATACATTTCTACGGCCAATTATTGTTCATCTGGCTTGTCGTTCGGGATCAGGGAAATGTTTGACTGCAACTAGAATTATGGTAACTGCGGAAGCTCTGACGGGGCATGTCCTTGCTCCTCGTGAACGACCATCTGTGTACTATTGTCATGGTCTCAAGAATGCCGATGAGAATACTTTCCAGTACTTCTGGAAGAAGTTGAAATCCTTGACGAATGATCAGGaaagaaaaaatttagtacactcAATCGGATGCTACCACAATTCCGATTCTGTTTATTCTTTACTCCTGGAGACGGTAGATCTCAATGCAACGGACGTTTTCTACACAAACTACGAAAGACACAGCATTTTGTGGAATATCATTCGAAATGGAGATGTGAAAGTTGTTATGCGTTTTTTGCGAGAGAACCATAACACCATTGCAAGGACGTATACGTATAATTTTCGTATGGAAAACAACCTAAAAGAGATTGCTGACTGTTTACCGGAAGAATATCATCAGGAGTATACAGAAATTTTGGAAATGCTTGCAGCAGAGGGACATATCAGTAGGAGTCTCATGGAAAGGTGCATTATTGATATGGAAAATCATCGGATATGGGTTAATGAGAACaagattaaaattgaaaattggatCGCGGGATATTTCCAACCGAAGCTTGAGAATTCTGGTATGGATATTACTGTATCTACCCTTGTTGTTCTTATCGCAATTGGACATATATTTTTCCCAATATATTAG
- the LOC129798753 gene encoding aminopeptidase N-like — MFVIKYLCILFTIFRYATGSDTNSVLWKEGSEDIPYRLSNTTEPVSYELWLETKIHERILDYTGRVRILLRALEISDTIVINSENLQITKYSLLDHISNQIKITHYEEYKKQTILAFFLDESLRVSQNYVLDIEFTGRLQSGPQGFGYTRNVDENGNASYMATSFLHLTHARKAFPCYDEPRYRNSFIIHITHLPVMKAASNMPIASIVNNSDGTVTTSFQESVPMSVGLVAFTVCNYESRKVMIEDKNLEISFLVAKNQLDELDFAIDYIVYMMNKLEDYLGIGYNLPKLESTIVNDFMHTGLEYWGLMVYDSKCLLYNESLTTISQKMDIVRTICHLLTHNYFGNLVGYSWWNSGWMIEGFAYYYEYSFSNSYISEFPTSEILVTDLIQRYLVENSYATAVSLSHTRILDKPVARHPDLLMRDDFHIEGRLPKVVAMLLGARSLMESGIEGRKVQIFSDSRAAILSVTGYESRSFLVTECTRRVLLAAAIIRMSDHMLGKTTFQKGLQKYVKDMAFKVAEPKDLYRNLQEAVDEDHSLPDDIKVADALKSWIDQPGYPLVTVIRNYESNEIVVNQQRFLSSREEVDTEGLSWYIPLSITTSKNPDMNDTKPSVWLKGGTRELVLRTSENLTWTSEDWVLFNIDQTGYYRVNYDTQNWKLLADELHKGFPYTIGTLNRAQIIDDAFNLAYSDVVHFTMALDIIKYVKYENEYSVWITANRHLLNMNRRLDGHSYELYYGRFLQHLTEDHFAHLDVFEDFYGRDSIGNTLLRPIIADLACRSGSGKCLTATRIMVTAEALTGHILVPHEKPSVYYCHGLKNADENTFQYFWNKMKTVTNEQEKIHITSSIGCYHNFESVYSLLLETADPELSHLYYTNLDRFQILIYSIRNGHVKVILKFLRENHEDIAQTYTYNNFRMEQALKDMAECLQEEDKEDYVDMLEVLLSAGHISPTLYRRCINDMEYNRIWVQENKQEIENWIGEYFQPKVQSSGMIIMISIPVILITLWQIIFPIF, encoded by the exons ATGTTCGTAATAAAGTATCTCTGCATTTTGTTCACAATATTTCGTTATGCAACGGGAAGTGATACGAACAGTGTTCTGTGGAAAGAAGGTTCTGAAGATATCCCATACAGATTGAGTAACACAACAGAGCCGGTATCCTACGAACTGTGGCTTGAGACGAAGATTCATGAACGGATACTTGATTATACGGGAAGAGTGAGGATTCTTCTAAGAGCATTAGAAATATCTGATACAATTGTGATTAACTCGGAGAATCTTCAAATCACCAAATACAGTCTCCTTGATCATATCAGTAACCAAATAAAAATTACACACTACGAAGAATACAAGAAACAgacaattttggcatttttcctGGATGAATCTCTGAGAGTTAGTCAAAATTATGTACTCGATATTGAGTTTACTGGACGTCTTCAGAGTGGTCCTCAAGGTTTTGGATATACGCGAAATGTTGATGAAAATGGGAATGCGTCGTACATGGCCACTTCATTCCTTCATCTTACACATGCCAGAAAAGCTTTCCCATGCTATGACGAACCTCGCTACCGGAATTCTTTTATCATTCACATTACGCATCTTCCTGTAATGAAGGCCGCGTCAAATATGCCCATTGCATCAATAGTTAACAA TTCAGATGGGACCGTAACGACATCCTTTCAAGAATCTGTCCCCATGTCCGTAGGCTTAGTTGCATTCACCGTTTGCAACTACGAATCTCGGAAAGTCATGATCGAAGACAAGAACTTAGAGATCAGCTTTCTCGTggcaaaaaatcaattagatGAATTGGATTTTGCTATAGATTACATAGTTTACATGATGAATAAACTTGAAGACTATCTTGGAATTGGATACAATCTTCCGAAGCTTGAATCTACGATTGTTAATGATTTTATGCATACTGGATTGGAGTATTGGGGCCTTATGGTTTATGA TTCCAAATGTCTTCTCTACAATGAGAGCCTTACGACAATAAGTCAAAAGATGGACATCGTTAGAACAATATGCCATTTGCTAACCCACAATTACTTTGGAAATTTAGTGGGTTATTCCTGGTGGAACAGCGGATGGATGATTGAAGGATTTGCCTATTACTACGAATATTCTTTCTCAAATTCCTACATCAGTGAATTTCCAACCAGTGAAATACTAGTTACGGATTTAATTCAGAGATACTTAGTTGAAAATTCATATGCTACGGCCGTATCTCTCA GCCATACAAGAATACTCGATAAGCCTGTTGCTAGACATCCAGACCTTCTAATGAGGGATGACTTTCACATTGAGGGAAGATTACCCAAGGTCGTCGCAATGCTGCTTGGTGCTCGGAGTCTAATGGAATCTGGCATCGAGGGtagaaaagttcaaattttttcaGATAGTAGAGCTGCGATTCTGTCTGTAACAGGATATGAATCGCGTTCTTTTCTCGTGACTGAGTGCACAAGACGAGTGCTGCTAG CTGCCGCAATTATAAGAATGTCTGATCACATGCTGGGAAAAACCACGTTCCAGAAAGGACTCCAAAAGTATGTAAAGGACATGGCATTCAAAGTAGCCGAACCGAAAGATTTATACAGAAATCTCCAAGAGGCCGTTGATGAAGACCATTCCCTACCGGATGACATCAAAGTAGCGGATGCACTAAAATCATGGATAGATCAACCAGGATACCCGCTTGTAACAGTCATAAGGAATTACGAATCAAACGAGATTGTTGTGAATCAGCAGAGATTTCTTTCATCGCGTGAAGAAGTTGATACCGAAGGGTTATCGTGGTACATTCCCTTATCTATAACCACTTCTAAGAATCCTGATATGAATGACACTAAACCTTCGGTCTGGCTTAAAGGAGGGACTAGGGAACTGGTTCTCAGGACTTCGGAAAATCTAACATGGACTTCAGAAGATTGGGTCTTGTTCAATATCGACCAAACCGGATACTACCGGGTGAACTATGATACACAAAACTGGAAATTGTTAGCAGACGAATTGCACAAAGGATTCCCTTATACCATAGGAACGCTCAACAGAGCTCAGATTATCGATGATGCGTTCAATCTTGCTTACTCGGATGTCGTACATTTCACCATGGCTCTCGACAttataaagtacgtaaaatatgaaaatgaatATTCAGTCTGGATAACAGCCAATCGTCACCTTCTGAATATGAATCGTCGATTGGATGGACATTCTTACGAGTTGTACTACGGAAGATTTTTGCAACATCTAACTGAGGATCACTTTGCACATCTGGAtgtatttgaagatttctacggAAGGGATTCTATAGGTAACACCCTTCTACGTCCAATTATCGCAGATCTTGCTTGTCGGTCGGGATCAGGGAAATGTTTGACTGCAACGAGAATCATGGTAACTGCAGAAGCTCTGACAGGACATATCCTTGTTCCTCATGAAAAACCTTCAGTCTATTATTGTCATGGTCTCAAGAATGCCGATGAGAATACTTTTCAATACTTCTGGAATAAAATGAAGACTGTAACGAATGAGCAGGAGAAGATACACATAACAAGTTCAATTGGTTGCTACCACAATTTCGAGTCAGTCTATTCTCTTCTTCTGGAAACGGCTGATCCAGAACTTTCTCATCTCTACTACACAAATCTCGATAGATTCCAAATTCTTATCTATTCTATAAGAAATGGACATGTAAAGGTCATACTGAAATTCTTGCGTGAAAATCACGAAGATATTGCCCAGACGTATACATACAACAACTTCCGGATGGAACAAGCTCTAAAGGACATGGCTGAGTGTCTTCAAGAGGAAGACAAGGAGGACTATGTCGATATGCTGGAAGTGCTTTTATCAGCTGGTCACATCAGTCCGACTTTATATCGAAGATGCATAAATGACATGGAATACAACCGAATTTGGGTACAAGAAAACAAGCAAGAAATCGAAAATTGGATTGGGGAATACTTTCAGCCCAAAGTTCAGAGTTCAGGCATGATCATTATGATATCTATCCCGGTTATTCTTATCACTCTTTGgcaaataatttttccaatattctaA